In Helicoverpa armigera isolate CAAS_96S chromosome 17, ASM3070526v1, whole genome shotgun sequence, the sequence TTGAGATcgataattataatgaaactcGTATTACTATAACTTCAATCTTGGATGAAAACTCTTGATAAAACCTTTCATATATAAAATTTATCATCACGTATGATTAAATAGAAGGAAAATATGACTTGGTAGCTAAAACGGTTAGCTCTGTGGATAAGGAAATCTTTTCTGAATCCGATTAGGTACTAAAACAGTTAATTATTCTGGTAGCTTAATTTTCGCATGATATGTTTATCTATTAGTGATGTGGTGATGGACACACAAGCCATCCcacttttcatttttatttcttgtacagTGTTGTATTTCATCAAtgggcaaataaaaaataacattgttgttgttgtttctTCAAACATTCAAGAATTGAGTGGGATAGCTCGACGATCAATGAGTATAGCTATCTCCCGTGATTTAGAAGAGCTCCATACATTtgtaatcaaattaatattctatTATGACATTTAATTACTCCAAAATAGAATAGTTCAATACATTTATCGGTTGATTAGGTATCATTGGCATTATGATCAAATGCGTATCATTGTTAAtgtctaaattaattttgttatctatGTTTTGATTCAAAATTCGTTTCTATTGTTATTGGGTTAGCTAGGTCGAAAATAGGTCCTTCATCatgttcatttttgtttttaaaaaatgacTTTCAGTTATCATTTTGATAGACAAATAGgtaaaaaaacattgataacATATTATCAAATTAAGCATAAGTATAATACAGCTTAGCCATATAGCTATCTCTGAAAAGTTCCATTGGAATGACTTGCATCTCTTATTACTTAAActgtaaacattttttcttttacaaaatttcCAGTATAATATTgtaactcaaactcaaactcaaaattttttatttcaaataggcctatgaaagctctttcgaaacgtcaaagttaggtgcacggttccaaagagttggtctcatggagaagaaccggcaagaaactccatggacactctttttaaaagaaaataaaaataattacagacatacagttttctatctagtcctgagaatgttatacaatccaaattgagctaaagatgtattaataaattatacaaaataattttagtgcaatctTGAAATTGTGCGAcctttttgtgggaaatcatcaaaagatTCCTACCTCTGCAGCACTGAGAGTATTAGACTCTGACTGGCTACAAACCCCCATGTTCCTTTGTTTAACAAAGCCGCGGTTCATAATTTGGAGTTCACTTAAAACCCTATTTACTGTCCAACACATCCTACACTCTATAGGTATATTCAAACGCgagtacctactacatatatCTCAATGTAGGACCGTGCGTCCACTATGTCGGTCAGTTACACCGATGTTTGCCCGCCCGCGTGCAAACATTTGTTATTCTAAACAATATTTGCGTGCCGAATTgattaaaccaaaacaaaacataaaacttcaCACACGTACGTGTTCCATAACCACTTTATCCTGAAGCTTCTGAAAACGGCCACAAAAAGAAAatcgtatttttaaataaaaccgttcaATGTTTCTTGGTGAGCGCAGAAACTTTaggtgatttaaataaaatattggcacAAGTTCAACTCATGTGCCATTCGTAGCTTGgaaatttgattttgaaaagaaaTTTGTCTCGTTCCGAGTTCCTGTGACATATTGAAATCAATAAAATGAGGAAGTTTTATATTGAACATTGTGAGGAAAGAAAATATGGTCACATGTTGCAGTTGACAGCCTACAATTAAAATCGTTTAAAGAACGACTATCTTAAAAATGCTTTCCACCAATATTCAGGTACCATATTCACTAGGCCTCGGCCACTTTCTAATGTAGCTACTTATTTTCTAGGTATAGGTATCTTAGTTAGATTACACTACATCGCATAATGATTTGAATTATTGATTCAAGAAAAGTGACCAACAGTAAGCCATACATGTTGCCAAAAATTGATGAATGGGCAATCTCATTATTTATCTTATTGGTTTACTACCAGATAAAGAATCTCTGAAGGAAATATTGTGTGTATATCTGTTATCGAGAATATTTATCTCGTCCCAGATATTCTTAGGAGATAGCAACAAATAcgttcagtatttatttaaaatttataacaaatacATTTGCCACACATTTAAccattattctatttttttttttcaattttcaaaattgatattCTATGTGCATTGTAATGTTCGTGCTGTGCAGACTAtcaatgattatattttgttcaaaaatcGTCAaggaaaaaattgcaaaattgacAACAAATGATTGAAATTAAATGTGATTGGTGTAATATATCTTCGTCACAACGATGAGTGACATGATAGGCTGTCACTCACTATCTTTAATTAGGTACGAATTTTAACCGATCATGTGTTaagaattttttttaatcattcaaAATATGATAACAGGTTAATTTGGTGTCTCATCcgtgataaaattataaataaatagtagtagAACTTGGTTTAAATGCTAGTATAGTTTAAAGCTGTTGACAAATCACACGATGAAGAAGTCACTATTGTGTTTACTCGTTTTTACGGGTAAGTAATGTTCAAATGATTTActagaatattaattacaaatgaAAAAAGCAATCTagctattaaaataatcaaagctattaaaatgaaaatttaaattaatttggcGCCAGGTCTCGTTCATCCTCTTTATTTATCGTTTTATATTGTAAGCCACTGTCATAGAATATAATGcacataagtagtattttttttattgaaattcaaaccaaaaatattgaattaaaccTAAGTACATAATCTCTGCTGTAAAGAAAATCATTTATCTGGTTCTCATTTCCTTCATCCTACTGAAAAACtcttgataaatataatttgatattttcttgttttaataacatgtgctatgtatttttaattccaTGTCTTCCGATAAGCTTTTtcgaaaaaaattaaatgaatgtaTAATTACACCTACATATGACCTTTTTAGTATACGCCGTGTCTGCGGTGCCAGTACCAGAATTGTCTGAGTTGCCAGTAGCCTCAGAGTACTCTGAGGATCGCATGTACCCGCGATACATCGAATTCCCCGATGGCGAGGGTAACTTGCACACCGTGGACCTCGAGGCTGAGCCTGACATGGAACTCCTTGACGAGATCGAAAGGAACCCAGCCAACAACCAGTACTTGCTGTTCACCAGGTAATCTATTGATAGTTTTGCCCCCTTTAAAATGCCCATGTGATATTAGCGATTTATCACACAACtcagatcatcatcatcctcctgcccttatcctatTCCTATCTATTCGCGTAACACCACACACTCCTCTTAACAATCTCATTCATCTTCAAACTCAGAATAAGATCAATATTTCAATCTAAAATAGAAATGACCTGGCATTGACCGTTATGAATGTCAATTTTGCAAAAATCACACCTAAAATGGAGCGATATATATGTGTCATAGACGAAGGAAGTGATACAACAAAATTTCCAGCATTTATGATAATAACGCGATAGTACGGAACCCATAGCGAGCGATCGTCTAATCGCACCTGTTTGGCTTATCAAATAAATCGTATTTGATATCTTTCCTCAAATCATTAGGTTTTATTTCTTGGTGATAGGATGAATGATCACGaagataaatagataaaataacataatagttAATCAACGTCGCCGGTCGGAATTAAGATTGGTAGCAACAGTGATATTAATTTGCATAGATTGATTGTCACCCGTTGATTGGACAAAGATCAAAAAGAATGATATCCTCAGTAGCACCGATCTCTAACCGATCAGaatatatgttaccggccgaacccgattttaggacaaaccagttttgcctaggctcaactagttcttcctataggcgttaggattaactagtatagcctagtccaaactaatttgtcctaagcccgataggacggaccagtttaggctaggcaaaactagttgatcctgatataagtacgcacactctaggataaactggtatagcctagtcaaaacatatacatatctaaaagtctaaataaatagatgaactaaataaactactccgtgtttagaaaaataatcatctttattaaactataatgattcgtcgttatggataaattgataatacgaacaatcatactacatatatgtagcaaactaacaaataataggtaagtatttttttaaattatctaaatacGTTATTAGGCGCGAGGCGCGTTATGCACGGCTAGCAACTAGACGCTAAATGCGTTTAAAACCACGCGACAAATGACGAACGGGGAGCGAGCGGCGTGGGACGTTCGGAGCATTCCCGCATGAACATGTTGTTTAGACTAggccataccagtttatcctagagtgtgcgtattgatttcaggatcaactagttttgcctagcctaaactggtccgtcctatcgggcttaggacaaattagtttggactaggctatactagttaatcctaacgcctataggaagaactagttgagcctaggcaaaactggtttgtcctaaaatcgggttcggccggtaacatatattATACATTACGTATCTACATTGTCCtaacataaacataattattattacagacGCAACCCCAGAAACGCTCAAACGTTGAGGATCAACAACGCGAACTCCATCACTAGCTCCAACTTCAATGCTCGTGTACCCACCGTGGTTATCGCTCACGGCTGGCTCAGCAACCAACACACTGACATCAACCCCACCATTAGGGATGGTGAGTCTAATCTCTTCTATGTTGTATCTGAGCTTTTGATAAATTTTAGCTTTTGATCTACTCAATATCGTTTACTATACAGCCAACTGCGGCTattgaaattttcaaattgattttaaaataccaCTTTAGAATAATCTTGTCGATAACATCACATATTTAACTACGCAGAATATGTTACAGTGAATCTTCAGGGAAAACAGAAAAAGTCATAAAAGAGCAATCGCTTTTGACGATTTTGCCGATctgagtaaaaaataaaaatactttatttcagCTTACTTGGGCAAGAGTGACGTGAACGTCATTGTCTTGGACTGGAGAAGACTAGCTTTGTCTGACTACGCTACTGCAGCGAGAGGTGTACCCGCCGTCGGTCGTGGTCTTGGACAGTTCCTGGCTTTCTTGCACTCAGTGACCGGAGCACCTTACAACTCCATGCACCTGGTCGGCTTCAGCTTGGGCGCTCACCTTGTCGGTAACGCTGGAAGAGAAATTGGAGGAAGAGCCGCCCGTGTTACAGGTAATATGTTctgatatgtatttataattaaaaaaataataatataaccctTTGTAAATTCTATTTGGAATGCAATCCAGTGATAACAGTCAGATTCTTACTGCTTAAAAATTCCTTTAAAGTAAATTTCAGAGCTGCGATTATGGTTTTGCAGAAATGCTCCAGCAATCTTTATGAATTCAATATTTGCTTCTTATTCCAGCTTTGGACCCTGCTGGACCTCTATGGAACTACAACTCCAACCGTGTCAACCCCCGTGATGGTGTCTACGTCGAGGCTATCCACACCGATGGAGGTTACACCATCGGCGGTCTCGGTATCGGCTCAAACGTGGCTAACGCTGACTTCTACCCCAACGGCGGTATCTCCCAGCCTGGCTGCCTCACCAACCTCTGCAACCACAACCGTGCTTGGGAACTGTTTGCCGCTACTGTTACCTACAACCACTTGGTTGGCCGTCTGTGCGCCAACAACTCTCAGCTATCCTTGAACACATGCCGCGGTGCTCAACTTCGTATGGGCAACGATGACTTAAGAAAGACTGGGTGAGTTTCctattacatataaataaggAGGTGCCAAAATTGAAATCATTTGCCCGTTAACCTGTAATCAGTATTATGTGCCGTCATTGAGTTTTGCGAGAATTATAGCATTCGTTACAATTTACCTTTCAAGTAATTACAAAGAATGTAATAAATTTAGTCTGACTAAACCGTTTTCTTGTTTCAGATCTGGAATGTACCGTTTGGACACTGGCAGAAGATATCCTTACTAATCGAATTCTGAAATATTGATAACGAAATAAATACTCATCCTCGgatttacaatttcaaattatttctttcTCTCTCTCCTATTCCTACTCCaatggatttttttataaacgatTTGTTCACACTTATTGCCACTAAATCAATTAATATAACAGGAATGCTTTTAGGAATCAGTTTTCAAAGAAATGCATACACCCTTACCAATTAAAACTCTTCAATGCAACAGTGGCTATCAACAGCGAAACTTTCAAATACTACACAAGATCAACTAGAAACTGGATAGTCATCAGATTGCACTATAGTACAGTCAGCCTCAATAGAAGCTCATAATGATCCTATGCAAATCAAAGcccacttttaatttttaagtattttttcttagcGACGTAGCCTTTTCAAGAAAGATGATCgaaattaacaaaattgtaaGGAATGCCAATCTATCAAACCCGCATAATCATATTGCAGTCCTACTCCCGATTAAGATAAACATCATTTGAAATGTTACGTAATTTATAACGTAAACAACGCATTagctattaaaaacattaaaaaatcctCAGAATTTGATGATAAAGGCATTTTAATCATGCTATCGTCTCATGAGCTGATAAGTTTTGCTAATAAATAGCTAAGAGATTTTACCAATTAGGATTGGCTTCAAAGTTCTTTCACAATGCGGAAGTCTCTCTTGTGCTTGCTAATTATTGCGGGTAAGTTTTGTGACCTTCTGAATAACTAAACGAGGACATAGGGGTTACCCATTCAGATGTAGATATACATGTAGACAAGTCTGATTAGAGTGATCAGTCTCTTAGCCTGGAGTTTCCAACCTATAAACTGATTAAAAAAGAATTTCGTAATATGACAAGTTGAAACCTGACTTAGACCATTACAATTTCCTGTCGTTTCTACAATGTTTTACTTAAATGATCCGTATTTTAGTGCTAGTGTAGTGTATGAACGTTGAAGACGAAGGAAGTCATAAATAACAGAACCTAAAATATAGTGTCTGGAAGTGATTGTAATTTGTCTTCGCTTTAGGGTAGTAATAAAAAAGGGGAATAAAACATTTAGCTATTTTGTGAAAGATTGAAGACAGGAGACAGAACATGAAGTTATAAAAGACAGATTTAAGCCTATTAGAAAAACATTTGAAGGAGAACTCTTGAACAATTTGtaagtaattaatgtttttccAGTTTATACCGCTTCTGCGGTGCCAGTGACCTCAGAGTACTCTGAGGATCGCACGTACCCGCGATACATCGAGTTTCCCGATGGCGAGGGTAAAATGCACACCGTGGACCTCGAGGCTGAGCCTGACATGGAACTCCTCAACGAGATTGAAAGGAACCCAGCCAACAACTTGTACCTACTATATACAAGGTAATTTTCAACATACTTTGTTGCCTACTCTAGGAATTAAGTAACATAAAAATtctctaaataaaatactatcaaatgaaaattccTTTCAAATCTAATTACATAATTGACTGCTTGTCattgtaaatacatatgtaccaAAAAAAATGGTAGGCATTAGATGGCACTTTTAtgtttatcatttgtttttaatgatatttgattgattttttgtCAAATCATTCCAATGTTCttcaaaacttataaaatacttttgattATCGATGAAACAAAACTGATATATCTTCTAATCAATATCTTTATCATTTTCAGGCGCAACCCCAGGAACTCTCAAACCTTGGTGATCAACAACGCCAACTCTATCAGGAACTCTAACTTTAATGCTGCTCATCCCACCGTGGTAGTCGCTCACGGCTGGCTCAGCAACCAGAACACCAACATCAATCCCACCATCAGAGATGGTAAAACTGATGATAATCTTGAATATTACAATTAGTTACGGATAACTTATGTTATGACTATTTAGGGATCGGTCTTAGGTAGAATCCCTAATTGAATACTGCCTCTTCTGGTCGTGGGATATATTTCGCGTAAATCCACACATAGAACCGTTCACTCGGACAGTAACTGTCCCCGCCTCGCATACCTCACGCTCTCACACGTTTTTACTTACCTTGCAttctgaaatacatatttacatgtgTCCCTACAACTAGTTTTCGCCAGCACTTCCTGAGAGACTACTTCTCGCACCCAGACAAAATGTAGCATATATGCTATTCTGATGtctaagctatattatttttcaagttttatcaaaatccactTGCCACAGTAACTACAATATTAAGTCAATTGAAAGTTTGAGGAAATTGATCAATAATACCATCATCTACATACACTTTCCTATAAGCTTATTCACGGTTAAATGTGATATTAAAAccaattttttatgttatttttcagCTTACTTGAACAAGGCTGAAACTAATGTTATTATCCTGGACTGGAGAAGATTGGCGTTATCTGACTACGCCACAGCGGCTCGAGGTGTGCCCGCAGTCGGCCGTGGTCTTGGACAGTTCCTGGCTTTCCTAAACAGTGTGACTGGTCAGGCTTTCACCAGCATGCACTTGGTCGGCTTCAGCTTGGGCGCTCACCTTGTTGGTAACGCTGGCAGAGAACTCGGAGGAAGAGCCGCCCGAGTCACAGGTAattaatgaattttatattagtCATCGCACCATCAACTGTACTGATATCTATAGTCTAACAATTATTGCCTTTCCAGCTTTGGACCCTGCTGGACCTCTATGGAACTACAACTCCAACCGTGTCAACCCTCGTGACGGTGTCTACGTCGAGGCTATCCACACCGATGGAGGTTACACCATCGGCGGTCTCGGTATCGGCTCCAACGTGGCTAACGCTGACTTCTACCCCAACGGCGGTATCTCCCAGCCTGGCTGCCTCACCAACCTCTGCAACCACAACCGTGCTTGGGAACTGTTTGCCGCTACTGTTACCTACAACCACTTGGTTGGCCGTCTGTGCACCAGCCAAACCCAATTGACATGGAACACATGCCGTGGTGCTCAACTTCGTATGGGCAACGATGACTTAAGGAAGACTGGGTGAGTTTCCAACCCAATATGACTTATTGTAGTTCAAGTCACCATTGTtatcaatcaatttaaatatatcattatctatacttatgtatatgtgTAATATCTTGCTAAGCCCGTTAGATACCAACAACGGCAGTTTTCTCATCTTCATAGTCTAATTGtgtcttttattatttcagatCTGGAATGTACCGTTTGGACACTGGCAGGAGATACCCATACTAATTTTAGTAATAAGTATTAACTTgtataaaccaaaataaataaagaccttGGCACCACAtttaaaaacacttttatttacaacttccTTAGCATAAACCAAAACATCATTTTACTCTAGGAACAGTTTGAATTTCTAGTACATTTTTAGAGGCTGTGGAGGCTAGCGCAGGCTCACCTTACTTGGATTAAGTTACTTGGCTGTATTAGGAATCGTGAATGAATCTTTATTCGTGTTCATAAATTGAACCGAATAAAACATTTGAGAATATAGAGTCAACAATCCGGTGGCCTATGGAAAGCAACTCTTGACTgcaattctgtaaaaaaaaaccctGTCGAGGCTGCAGAATTGTTTGAAAGCGTTACCGCGTCAtatacataaaaggcttacgaaGAAACATGGCGTGTTTTAGTCAGCATGAGCTtgacattccctcacgctgataaaaaaaaaattgaattacaaAATCCAAAGTAAGAAGGTCAGTTTATAATAAATGATGTTTGCGTGTATAATAGTAATAATGGTGTCCAGGACGAATTTCTTCCACTGCGGCTGTTCttgaagatcagccagctgcacaggtcATATCATAGTGCACAAGCGATCTTGCAGATAGAGGTACATTCTTATATCACTTATTCTTATAGTCCGAAGGCACGTAGGTCCGATTAGACCGGACAAAAATTAGACGCAGGACCAACAAGGCTTTCCGTGCTCTGAGCGGCACTGGTGTATCAATCACCCAATTTAAACCCTGGGCTGtgttgtgaaagtttcttaattaaaacaattcatAATTGAAGGTGGATAAGCAAACATTGTTCGCGAAAACTTGACTAACTGGGTAGCTTAATGAATGACCATATTCAATTAGGACCAAAGTTACCTTCAAAAGTAATGCACCGA encodes:
- the LOC126055834 gene encoding pancreatic triacylglycerol lipase, whose translation is MKKSLLCLLVFTVYAVSAVPVPELSELPVASEYSEDRMYPRYIEFPDGEGNLHTVDLEAEPDMELLDEIERNPANNQYLLFTRRNPRNAQTLRINNANSITSSNFNARVPTVVIAHGWLSNQHTDINPTIRDAYLGKSDVNVIVLDWRRLALSDYATAARGVPAVGRGLGQFLAFLHSVTGAPYNSMHLVGFSLGAHLVGNAGREIGGRAARVTALDPAGPLWNYNSNRVNPRDGVYVEAIHTDGGYTIGGLGIGSNVANADFYPNGGISQPGCLTNLCNHNRAWELFAATVTYNHLVGRLCANNSQLSLNTCRGAQLRMGNDDLRKTGSGMYRLDTGRRYPY
- the LOC126055697 gene encoding pancreatic triacylglycerol lipase; the protein is MRKSLLCLLIIAVYTASAVPVTSEYSEDRTYPRYIEFPDGEGKMHTVDLEAEPDMELLNEIERNPANNLYLLYTRRNPRNSQTLVINNANSIRNSNFNAAHPTVVVAHGWLSNQNTNINPTIRDAYLNKAETNVIILDWRRLALSDYATAARGVPAVGRGLGQFLAFLNSVTGQAFTSMHLVGFSLGAHLVGNAGRELGGRAARVTALDPAGPLWNYNSNRVNPRDGVYVEAIHTDGGYTIGGLGIGSNVANADFYPNGGISQPGCLTNLCNHNRAWELFAATVTYNHLVGRLCTSQTQLTWNTCRGAQLRMGNDDLRKTGSGMYRLDTGRRYPY